A DNA window from Daucus carota subsp. sativus chromosome 3, DH1 v3.0, whole genome shotgun sequence contains the following coding sequences:
- the LOC108214009 gene encoding L-Ala-D/L-amino acid epimerase translates to MSVLGQLMSMIVIVVHAEIKDLGVSLSSSFTCTALWARKIRNFAIRIQLANGGVGWGEAPTVPLMAVEEPLAMAKIAETCDFLKRSANMSLGSLLEQIGRIMPGHAYASVRAGMEMALIDAVAYSIGMPLWKVFGGASNTIITNITIPMAGPFRSAQLASDYRGQGYDTLKVKVGENLIAAIHVLQAIRRAHPDCSFIIDANGRYTSAGAIQLLQELHEMKLTPILFEQPVHRDDWEGLGRVTQFAKEKYGILVAADESCCDIADARKIVERKLANVINIKLAKLGVLGALEVIELARSSGLHLMMSAMVESRLSICFAGHLAAGLACFKFIDLDAPLHLTENPVVGGYEVSGPVYKFTSARGSGASLHCDDIQ, encoded by the exons ATGTCTGTATTAGGGCAGCTGATGAGCATGATTGTAATTGTCGTACATGCTGAGATAAAAGATTTAGGTGTATCCTTGTCTAGCTCTTTTACTTGTACAGCATTATGGGCTAGGAAGATCCGAAATTTTGCTATACGGATTCAGTTGGCTAATGGAGGTGTTGGGTGGGGGGAGGCTCCTACTGTTCCTCTTATGGCTGTGGAGGAGCCACTGGCTATGGCCAAAATTGCCGAAACATGTGACTTCCTCAAAAGGAGTGCTAATATGAGTTTGGGTTCATTGTTGGAGCAGATTGGTAGGATTATGCCTGGGCATGCATATGCTTCA GTTAGAGCAGGAATGGAGATGGCCCTGATTGATGCAGTTGCTTATAGCATTGGCATGCCTCTGTGGAAAGTGTTTGGTGGAGCTTCCAAcacaataattacaaatataaca ATTCCAATGGCGGGTCCTTTTAGATCAGCTCAATTGGCATCTGACTATCGGGGACAAGGATATGACACCCTGAAAGTCAAAGTCGGGGAAAATTTGATTGCTGCCATCCATGTGCTGCAAGCAATCCGGAGGGCGCACCCGGATTGTTCCTTCATCATAGATGCCAATGGGAGATACACCAGTGCTGGAGCTATTCAGCTACTTCAAGAACTGCACG AGATGAAGTTGACTCCGATTCTCTTTGAGCAGCCAGTTCATAGGGACGACTGGGAAGGTCTAGGCCGTGTCACTCAGTTTGCCAAAGAGAAGTATGGCATATTGGTGGCTGCTGATGAAAGTTGCTGTGATATAGCTGATGCCCGGAAGATCGTTGAACGGAAGCTTGCAAATGTCATTAACATCAAGCTTGCCAAACTTGGAGTGCTAGGTGCGCTGGAAGTCATTGAGTTAGCACGCTCATCAGGCTTGCATCTCATGATGAGTGCTATGGTTGAGAGTCGACTCTCCATTTGCTTCGCTGGTCACCTTGCTGCAGGTCTTGCATGTTTCAA ATTCATTGACCTAGATGCACCGCTTCATCTTACAGAAAATCCAGTTGTTGGCGGCTATGAAG TTTCTGGTCCGGTGTATAAGTTTACAAGCGCTAGAGGCAGCGGCGCTTCCCTCCATTGCGACGACATTCAATAG
- the LOC135151667 gene encoding uncharacterized protein LOC135151667 isoform X1: MRSEVMEHLTQAILLNPASASLVYNARPSQFRVMAKGYSSIDDDSIPGLELDSDSETIIQDSRKVVLENNQIFAVSAKFNSSELDRLESADSTTEIKVLVEFCLNVDRENMVSGSNTAGILRILCYDLFYDVPEEVAEKKVSSCG; the protein is encoded by the exons ATGAGAAGCGAAGTGATGGAGCACCTTACACAGGCTATCCTGCTCAATCCTGCATCAG CTTCCTTAGTCTACAATGCCAGACCCTCACAATTTAGAGTTATGGCTAAAG GTTATTCGAGTATTGATGATGACTCCATTCCTGGCTTGGAATTAGATTCTGATAGTG AAACAATAATACAGGACTCTCGGAAAGTGGTACTTGAGAATAATCAAATATTCGCGGTAAGTGCTAAATTTAATAGCTCAGAACTTGATAGGCTGGAAAGCGCTGATTCGACTACTGAAATAAAAGTATTGGTGGAATTTTGTCTTAATGTTGATAGAGAAAATATGGTCTCAGGATCAAATACTGCTGGGATACTTAGGATCTTATGTTATGATTTATTTTATGATGTGCCTGAGGAGGTAGCAGAGAAGAAGGTTAGTTCCTGTGGTTGA
- the LOC135151667 gene encoding uncharacterized protein LOC135151667 isoform X3: MRSEVMEHLTQAILLNPASASLVYNARPSQFRVMAKGYSSIDDDSIPGLELDSDSETIIQDSRKVVLENNQIFARKYGLRIKYCWDT; encoded by the exons ATGAGAAGCGAAGTGATGGAGCACCTTACACAGGCTATCCTGCTCAATCCTGCATCAG CTTCCTTAGTCTACAATGCCAGACCCTCACAATTTAGAGTTATGGCTAAAG GTTATTCGAGTATTGATGATGACTCCATTCCTGGCTTGGAATTAGATTCTGATAGTG AAACAATAATACAGGACTCTCGGAAAGTGGTACTTGAGAATAATCAAATATTCGCG AGAAAATATGGTCTCAGGATCAAATACTGCTGGGATACTTAG
- the LOC135151667 gene encoding uncharacterized protein LOC135151667 isoform X2 yields MRSEVMEHLTQAILLNPASASLVYNARPSQFRVMAKGYSSIDDDSIPGLELDSDSETIIQDSRKVVLENNQIFADQILLGYLGSYVMIYFMMCLRR; encoded by the exons ATGAGAAGCGAAGTGATGGAGCACCTTACACAGGCTATCCTGCTCAATCCTGCATCAG CTTCCTTAGTCTACAATGCCAGACCCTCACAATTTAGAGTTATGGCTAAAG GTTATTCGAGTATTGATGATGACTCCATTCCTGGCTTGGAATTAGATTCTGATAGTG AAACAATAATACAGGACTCTCGGAAAGTGGTACTTGAGAATAATCAAATATTCGCG GATCAAATACTGCTGGGATACTTAGGATCTTATGTTATGATTTATTTTATGATGTGCCTGAGGAGGTAG